A region of Oceanicoccus sp. KOV_DT_Chl DNA encodes the following proteins:
- a CDS encoding carotenoid oxygenase family protein: MLSIVAYLILCLLAVPLALIILLVLFPRPLLSLADKKIAQALDIENYNRNIAYSKPGFLPVHNELSHAEVKVEGTIPADLEGVYIRNGTNTQFENTNSRMHMFNGAGMLHQLQIKDGVATYSNTYVRTPRFKIEDAAGDEIYSQFGDLAGGGKAALFKIIVDLLKKRFKVIPALDNCENSSATTAIQYHHGKLYCLQETGYPFSLQLKNSAGRLHIDGDGEWERFGNQLDTPFTAHPKIDPATGDWYTYSTDIMSGKIHYSIVSEGKLKSHDLLYEAKPALSFLHDYFLTKNFTVFPDLSMRFDSKGLTGEHKSPFYFDADYKMRFGVINRNHKAGEAIRWFVTDLPGHIWHTINGWEETRADGGTDIVLYTPVFRSYPSDVPIHSPREPHAQMHVYRLNLDTGEVTEQRQLMEHFYERPSYNTAYIGQKTQYAYLLDEQGSGGIMGKGVMKYDLLNEKEVKYFDYGDHLGGEALYVAKANASAEDDGYLIDILMSEESSYVVIIDAASMEELAKLHLPQRVPYGVHGCWLNQQQLDNLQLS; encoded by the coding sequence ATGTTATCAATTGTCGCTTATCTTATTTTGTGTCTGCTAGCGGTGCCGTTAGCGCTGATTATATTGTTGGTTCTATTTCCCCGTCCCTTGCTGTCATTAGCGGATAAAAAAATTGCGCAAGCTTTGGATATTGAAAATTATAATCGTAACATCGCCTATTCAAAGCCGGGTTTTCTTCCCGTGCATAACGAATTAAGTCATGCTGAAGTGAAAGTAGAGGGGACGATTCCTGCCGATTTGGAAGGCGTTTATATTCGCAATGGCACCAATACCCAGTTTGAAAATACGAATAGCCGCATGCATATGTTTAATGGCGCGGGCATGTTGCATCAGCTTCAAATTAAAGACGGCGTGGCCACTTACTCCAATACCTATGTGAGAACCCCTCGTTTTAAAATCGAGGATGCTGCTGGAGATGAAATTTACAGTCAGTTTGGTGATCTTGCTGGTGGCGGAAAAGCGGCTTTATTCAAAATCATTGTAGATTTGTTGAAAAAGCGTTTCAAAGTTATTCCTGCTTTGGATAATTGTGAGAATAGTTCTGCTACTACGGCTATCCAATACCATCATGGGAAATTATATTGTTTGCAGGAAACGGGTTACCCGTTTTCGCTGCAGCTAAAAAATAGTGCAGGCCGATTGCATATTGATGGCGACGGCGAGTGGGAGAGATTTGGTAATCAGCTAGACACGCCGTTCACCGCCCATCCCAAGATTGATCCGGCGACTGGTGATTGGTATACCTATAGTACTGATATTATGAGTGGCAAGATTCACTACAGCATTGTGAGTGAAGGTAAGTTAAAGAGTCACGATTTATTGTATGAAGCTAAGCCCGCATTAAGTTTTTTACATGATTACTTTTTAACTAAAAACTTTACCGTTTTCCCAGACCTGTCTATGCGCTTTGATAGCAAGGGTTTAACCGGTGAGCATAAGAGCCCTTTCTATTTTGATGCCGATTATAAAATGCGTTTTGGGGTGATTAATCGTAACCACAAGGCAGGTGAAGCTATCCGCTGGTTTGTGACTGATCTGCCGGGGCATATATGGCATACCATTAATGGCTGGGAAGAAACGCGAGCCGATGGCGGTACTGATATTGTGTTGTATACGCCTGTGTTTCGCTCTTATCCTTCGGATGTGCCTATCCATTCGCCAAGGGAACCGCATGCCCAGATGCATGTTTATCGATTGAATCTGGATACCGGTGAAGTGACGGAGCAGCGGCAGCTAATGGAACATTTTTATGAGCGTCCCAGTTATAACACGGCCTATATCGGTCAAAAAACACAGTATGCGTATTTACTGGATGAGCAAGGCAGTGGCGGCATTATGGGTAAGGGCGTTATGAAGTACGACTTACTCAATGAAAAAGAAGTCAAATATTTTGACTATGGAGATCACTTGGGCGGCGAAGCTCTATATGTAGCTAAAGCTAATGCCAGTGCCGAGGATGACGGTTATCTTATTGATATATTAATGTCGGAAGAGAGTTCATACGTGGTGATTATTGATGCGGCCAGTATGGAAGAGCTTGCTAAATTGCATCTGCCACAACGAGTGCCTTATGGGGTGCATGGTTGTTGGCTCAATCAGCAGCAACTCGATAACTTGCAATTAAGTTAA